A portion of the Rhizophagus irregularis chromosome 17, complete sequence genome contains these proteins:
- a CDS encoding uncharacterized protein (SECRETED:cutsite_TTA-VI; SECRETED:prob_0.3320); SECRETED:SignalP(1-28), whose product MRILNTAKTKFLLIFVIILCSYTLYTTAVIREFSHKEEIDYGQVLPRIWDSKAYDDGTMVIRIIRKNATTSINNYLCFYEVLSLRIINLDGTVVEKNLKLNIQSFNYCVFQMVSGGEWGEWMEFLKYFLIKKNQILITYYNATDFKDPSTYVEWGMVMDFDGNISSRSSIGKPFIDNNLQLAIPNYQIVLNINREKGFMRYVRNNKTNHMDWKQFRIEPDGAITELTSGGLVLYGEVGVFVGIHTVNEGYAFIFSNSTLNATNPLSPRGQVSILPIGYNQNPSPSLLIYQTTTPNLNFTFLFCDIAFFEVGHVCILTISQTVPTGTSPSESFYIKINFLSSGSVLSFQSQANSLILPNVNPNPNLVWAVNSLTFGGYLLTNIVPTGPDQHFIYGFLIDEYNSVLIPWEFHNPVPLGIKGVYQILRNNTLLVSQLETEYYYWRFQVIDLPKFNGNKDKGYLNFNNFNVESTDPTINSTISPDIQNVKINFYGPVELSDGNLTIYQLIDNQPYLRQYITKSSCTVSIDGKTVIAKILDSTFSVSGGIYYIKMDNNFVRDKTYKESLLGIRDNIWSFNVKQKEVPFAPSMNGLLRLTPDGTKYFDRLSRKNRSDFFNNLLNDLAKAIPVPRSRLTSDEKNQLDLSVNEKQYLISIGVEETRVDNDYLSVETVFNNINTMVKSKDLTLINDGQASKYLDQSYGFIRTLDLWKTYKYKLLSIFLIIGLLIVLFFFARRRNSNGNNIAILQLGLIIFDLVIDITFVNYNAKDVPVLYFPSIVFVTVPIGINTILAFYLITQENKRQKFLEWFMTHRKVASIFTILASTDIEALSILYSNLAGFSSFNAPFSDDAKSKIFWGACLNIFIEDIPQAIIQILYKHYTITYDIIPLLTLISSVVNLTINIIGRIYQATIHLRNSKHSQV is encoded by the exons atgcgGATACTCAATACAGcgaaaacaaaatttttattaatttttgtgatCATATTATGCTCATATACATTATACACAACAGCAGTAATAAGAGAATTTTCACATAAAGAAGAAATAGATTATGGACAAGTATTACCTCGTATATGGGATTCAAAAGCATATGATGATGGTACGATggtaataagaataattagaaaaaatgcaacaacgtcaattaataattatctttGTTTCTATGAAGTGCTTTcattaagaattattaatcttGACGGAACAGTggtagaaaagaatttaaagttaaatattcaatcatttaattattgtGTTTTTCAAATGGTCAGTGGTGGTGAATGGGGTGAATGGAtggaatttttgaaatattttttaatcaaaaagaatcaaattttaattacttattataaCGCAACAGATTTTAAAGATCCTTCTACATATGTCGAATGGGGAATGGTAATGGATTTTGATGGTAATATATCAAGTCGATCATCTATTGGAAAAccatttattgataataatttacaattagcTATACCGAATTATCAAATAgtacttaatattaatagagAAAAAGGATTTATGAGATAtgttagaaataataaaacaaaccATATGGATTGGAAACAATTTAGAATTGAACCTGATGGAGCAATTACAGAGTTAACTTCTGGAGGACTTGTTCTTTATGGTGAAGTAGGTGTATTTGTAGGTATACATACAGTTAATGAAGGTTACGCATTTATTTTCTCAAATAGTACTTTAAATGCAACTAACCCATTATCACCAAGAGGTCAAGTATCCATTTTACCTATTGGATATAATCAAAATCCTAGTCcctctttattaatttatcaaactACTActccaaatttaaattttacttttttattttgcgaTATCGCATTTTTTGAAGTTGGTCATGTTtgtattttaactatttcACAAACAGTTCCTACTGGAACTTCGCCATCtgaatctttttatattaaaattaatttcttatctTCTGGTTCTGTTTTATCTTTTCAATCTCAAGctaatagtttaattttaccTAACGTAAATCCAAATCCAAATTTGGTTTGGGCTGTAAATAGTTTAACATTTGGTGGTTAccttttaacaaatattgttCCTACTGGTCCAGatcaacattttatttatggatttttaattgatGAATATAATTCTGTTCTTATTCCTTGGGAATTTCACAACCCTGTACCTTTGGGAATAAAAGGtgtatatcaaatattacGCAATAATACTCTTTTAGTTTCTCAATTGGAAACAGAGTACTATTATTGGCGATTTCAAGTAATtgatttaccaaaatttaatGGAAATAAGGATAAaggttatttaaatttcaataatttcaacgTGGAATCAACTGATCCTACCATTAATTCTACAATAAGTCCAGATatacaaaatgttaaaattaatttttatggtcCAGTAGAATTATCTGATGGTAATTTAactatttatcaattaattgataatcaaCCTTATTTACGTCAATACATTACTAAATCATCATGTACGGTAAGTATTGATGGTAAAACCgttattgcaaaaatattagatAGTACTTTTAGTGTATCTGGtggaatttattatattaagatGGACAATAATTTTGTTAGAGATAAGACATATAAAGAATCTCTATTAGGTATAAGAGATAATATTTGGAGTTTTAATGTAAAACAAAAAGAAGTTCCTTTTGCTCCTTCAATGAATGGTTTATTACGTTTGACTCCTGATGgtacaaaatattttgataggTTATCTCGGAAAAACCGATCcgatttctttaataatttattaaatgatttagcTAAAGCTATTCCTGTACCTCGTTCACGTCTTActagtgatgaaaaaaatcaattagatCTTAGTGTAAATGAAAAACAGTATTTAATTTCTATTGGCGTTGAAGAAACTAGAGTtgataatgattatttaagtGTTGAGAccgtttttaataatattaatactatgGTTAAAAGTAAAGATCTAACTCTAATTAATGATGGTCAGGCATCTAAGTACTTGGACCAATCATATGGTTTCATTCGTACAC tgGATTTATGGAAAACATATAAGTACAAATTATTAagcatatttttaattattggacttttgattgttttattcttttttgctCGAAGAAGGAATAGCAAt ggtAATAATATTGCTATTTTACAActtggtttaattatttttgatttggtTATTGATATtacttttgtaaattataatgcTAAAGACGTTCCTGTTCTTTATTTTCCAAg tattGTATTTGTAACAGTACCAATAGGAATAAATACCATATTAGCTTTCTATCTTATAacacaagaaaataaaagacaaaaatttcttgaatggtTTATGACTCATAGAAAAGTTGCAAgcatatttactatattagcTAGTACTGATATTGAAGCattaagtattttatattcaaatttagctggtttttcatcttttaacGCTCCTTTTTCTGATGATgctaaatcaaaaatattttgggGTGCTTgcttaaacatttttattgaaGATATTCCTCAAGCAATCATTCAG attttatataaacattataCTATAACTTATGATATTATTCCCTTACTTACATTAATTTCTTCAGTtgtaaatttaacaataaatataataggtAGGATATACCAAGCAACAATCCATTTAAGAAATTCAAAACATTCACAAGtctaa